TACTAAATGAAAGTCCTTTACAGAATAGGCCTATTGGTCTACTAAATGAAAGTCCTTTCCAGAATACGCCTATTGGTCTACTAAATGATACTCCTTTACAGAATAGGTCTATTGGTCTACTAAATGAAAGTCCTTTCCAGAATAGGCCTATAGGTCTACTAAATGATACTCCTTTCCAGAATAGGCCTATAGGTCTACTAAATGAAACTCCTTTTGAGAATAGGTCAGTTAAAGAGGTATTGTTTTACTAAGGTCAAAGGTCTGGGAAATATGTCCTCTTTACGTTATGTCCAGGgtaccttccctccctcttttggTAGTTACCATCTTAGATGTTGTTGAGGGAGTGGGgtagggtggggggtggggtggggtggggtgtggggggggggggggggtaccagTAGATCAGAGAAGCAGCCAGTCCCAGGAACCCAGGACAGATGTCAGTCCTTTCAGGGGAGAAATAATCAGGACGAACCACAAAAGCCCCCTGCTTCCATCTTTCATGATCTGCGCGGTGGAAAGCTGATGTGAACCACCAAGGGCCAAAGAGCCCTTTGAGTCCCAAAGGAGTTTAGTCTCCACCCCTCTTGTCCCCTATACCAATCCTATAACGCCCAGTCCCGCTGTATAGAATGAATAGGTTTTACTGGCAGATCTAGCCCCGGAGCCTTTGATTCAGGTGGCCATTAACAACTATTAATTTTGCCTCTGGCAATTAATGACAGATTTTGCTGGTCTGAAAGGAGGTATTAAGCAGCTGGAGTTTTTGTAGGCACGCAGGGGTGTGAAGCTGAGTTAAAATGTGATTATTGTCACCCTGCATGGTCTGCCTTGAATCAGCTAACTGGAGTTAAGTCCCTTTTACAAGGAATGAGGTTACTCTATTCAGAAAGGAACAGAAATAGGATGTGTTATAGGAAATGCCATTTACTTTATTCTATATAGTAAACTGCAGTATAAAGGACATGAAAAACATGAGCCGTTTTATAGAACTCTGCTGAATGGAACATTCATCGACACATCAGGTCATTACAGATTACCTTTATGGTTTCAGTACATTGAATGAGAAATGGAATGAAGAAAACAGTCCCCTTATTAAATATACATTGTCGTTGATGATATTAATTCAGCATTTTAATAATAACTTTATCAATTCAAATAGTTACAATATTGCCCTATTTAAGTACATTTGTCAAGGGTAAAGTTGAAGGGCATCATTTTTGTCAAATCTTGTGCTGGTTTAATAATTtcttttcatttacatttaattTGGTGGTAAATGAATGATTTCAAGTGAATGAATTGGTTACTATGGGTgctctattttttttaaatattttattaggatctccattagctgttgcaaaagcatcagctactcttcctgggatccacacaaaacatgaaatattacctaatacagaacattaatagacaaaaacagctcaaggacagaactacatacataaaaataaaaaaaccgtAGCCTCCATGTCAATGCATTCACGCAAACTATTATGTGGTCAATGCCCTCTAGTGGATTTTAATGGTCTCAGTAAAGGTCAGTGCGGGTTGAGCAAAAACCTTTACTTTTTAAGATAATATTGATGTTCTGTTGAAATCAGATCTGGGATAGAATTCATGATATTTTCTATAATTACCTatttgcaacaaaaaaatgtttaattCAATTCAacaatattattttttattttatttaccccGAATTACTTTAACTTTATTAGTTATTAATTATATCATGTTAATTCATTTCACACGTATTATTTTTTAATAACTACATAATGGAAACTTCCATCTACAACCTAATTacaattttttaatttattttttatttcacttttatttaaccaggtaggcaagttgagaacaagctctcagttacaactgcgaccaggccaagataaagcaaagcagttcgacacatacaacaacacagagttacacatggagtaaacaagcgtaccgccaataacacaataaaaaaaaaagaaggtatatatatatatatataatttgtgcaaatggcgtgaggaggaaTTTAACCTTGAAGCATATTTAGGCTCAAATTGTGGAACGTTTTGTGCCCttatggctgtctctctctctctctccggactgtctgatttatttactCTCGCGCACAAACATTTCCTGTCTCTGTCAGCTCGAGTCCATAAAGGTCAATTAGGGAGAAGAATGTCAGTGTTGGGTCTGACTTTAAGCTTTTACCTCCACACACCTGGCTTCTAGGAACATAATACCTGGTTAAGTGAAGGCCAGTATGCCTGGGGGGACGTCTTAACTCATTGAAAACGAATAAACAGTCTGTAGTGGCCCATAATGCATTAGTCACTCAGTTTGGTGCTATACCTGCAGTCTTCTGTCCATCACACTATTGTCATCCGAGTATATTagaattagtcgatttggatgaTATATTAATGTAGCCTATAGTTATTTGCAGCAAGTTGTGTGTTCTTTAATAAATCTCCACTTGCTGTTTTGGACAAGGCATTTCCTATATTTTATTCATCATTTCACATCTATAGGTCAAaggtttattaaaaaaaaaaaaaatacaagagAATTGCATATCAAGTAGCTAAAAAATATCAGTCAAAACAACAATATAGAGACAGTGATCAGTCGAAAATATTCCACATTAAGAACAGAAACAACAGCAATACAGGAGGCAAGGCCTATATCCTGGGTTCAGTTCAGAAGGCCTATATCCTGGGTTCAGTACAGAAGGCCCACACCCTGGGTTCAGTACAGAAGGCCCACACCCTGGGTTCAGTACAGAAGGCCTACACCCTGGGTTCAGTACAGAAGGCCCACACCCTGGGTTCAGTACAGAAGGCCCACACCCTGGGTTCAGTACAGAAGGCCTACATCCTGGGTTCAGTACAGAAGGCCCACACCCTGGGTTCAGTACAGAAGGCCCATATACTGGGTTCAGTACAGAAGGCCCACACCCTGGGTTCAGTACAGAAGGCCCACACCCTGGGTTCAGTACAGAAGGCCTACACCCTGGGTTCAGTACAGAAGGCCTACACCCTGGGTTCAGTACAGAAGGCCTATATCCTGGGTTCAGTACAGAAGGCCTATATCCTGGGTTCAGTACAGAAGGCCTACACCCTGGGTTCAGTTCAGAAGGCCTATATCCTGGGTTCAGTACAGAAGGCCTACACCCTGGGTTCAGTACAGAAGGCCTATATCCTGGGTTCAGTACAGAAGGCCTACACCCTGGGTTCAGTACAGAAGGCCTACACCCTGGGTTCAGTTCAGAAGGCCTATATCCTGGGTTCAGTACAGAAGGCCTACACCCTGGGTTCAGTACAGAAGGCCTATATCCTGGGTTCAGTACAGAAGGCCTACACCCTGGGTTCAGTACAGAAGGCCTATATCCTGGGTTCAGTACAGAAGGCCTACACCCTGGGTTCAGTACAGAAGGCCTACACCCTGGGTTCAGTACAGAAGGCCTACACCCTGGGTTCAGAACAAGGCTATGCCTACACCCTGGGTTCGGAACAAGGCTATGCCTACACCCTGGGTTCAGAACAAGGCTATGCCTACACCCTGGGTTCAGAACAAGGCTATGCCTACACCCTGGGTTCGGAACAAGGCTATGCCTACACCCTGGGTTCAGAACAAGGCTATGCCTACACCCTGGGTTCGGAACAAGGCTATGCCCACACCCTGGGTTCGGAACAAGGCTATGCCTACACCCTGGGTTCGGAACAAGGCTATGCCTACACCCTGGGTTCAGAACAAGGCTATGCCCACACCCTGGGTTCAGAACAAGGCTATGCCCACACCCTGGGTTCGGAACAAGGCTATGCCTACACCCTGGGTTCAGTACAGAAGGCCTACACCCTGGGTTCGGAACAAGGCTATGCCTACACCCTGGGTTCAGAACAAGGCTATGCCCACACCCTGGGTTCGGTACGTGGATAAATGCCACCACATAAACTGAAAGGGAACCCAATAAAAACTCCAGGTGTAAAAGGAAGGCGGGGGAAATTATATCACATAAGGAATGTTGTGATATGAGGAATATAAAATACATTACAAAAATTATGTGGCTAAATCTTCAGTGACTCATAGCCTAGCTGATgagcaaaagcataccatgccaGGCCACACAGTGGTAAAATATCGGCAATTTTCTCTCTTGTTTGACAAGAATAAGAATTCAACAATCATCATGAATGTGTGTGATGGACTCAAGGCATTTACTAatataaaacacattttaaaaaataCACCCATGACTCGTCATTGTCCACGGAAATCAACTAATCCTCCTCCTTGCTCGATGTTTCACCCTTAGTGTGTCTCTCCGGTACAACGACCATGTCCCCGTGGGCCTTCCTCCACCGCGTTCTCCTGTCCTGGAACCAGACTTTGACCTGTGTCTCGGTCAGTCTGAGCGATGAGGCCAGAAAAATCTTCTCCGTCCGGTGATCATGTACCGCTGCTTACTGCACACCTCTTCTACTTTAGTCAGCTGGTTGTCGGTGTGTAGATAGTGCGGAATCTCCTGCTGAGAGAAAACAAACATTCATTTGCTATATATTCTTAATTATACATTATCCCAATGATCCTTATTCCATTTGGAATATATAGAGGAGTCAGATCATCAGTTTTACAATACAATTCAATGCGAGACCTATAATGTATATGCTACTATCCTTTGGACCATAACAATAAAAGTCGGAAACATTTACGACATAAATTAAACTTTAAATCTTACCGTTCTACAGAACTTGATTATAACCACTTAGACGCCTCTAGTAAACTGGGTGAAGTGAATTTGTGTCTCCAAAATGAGCCCAAGTCAGCATCGCAGGATGGTGCAGTGCGCCTCCGCCTGGTCGCTGGATGTGCATGGCTTGTTGTGTGGCTGCTTCCCCGGAAGGACCCACGGAATGGATCACTTCTACACTGAAGGATCACGCTTTTTTTGTCTGTGTTGTTGATAGAATCGTGATTGGCAAGCATGAGGAGATGTCCGTTGCTCCACCATAAAAAGGAAAGTATGATGGTAATGAGAAAGGAGATGTCCCGTTGAGGGAACTCGCGCTCAGGCTTCCTCTCGTCATGCTGCGCGGTTGAGTGTGGCTCAATGTGGCTCCTTCTCCAGGCGGGAGGCGAGGACTTTATACCCCGCCTCAACAGATAGATCAGAGGGCCTGAGAGGTGTTGTCCCATCGAGTCAGAAACTACTTTGAGGAGATTAGTGTAAACCTTTCCTGATGGGGCTTGTCCTAAATGGGGCCGTGTTCTGGTCGACCAAGAGCCGATGGATCAATTATGACCTGACAAACACTTCAGACAGGAGCTTTGCATGCCGGGCTGAAGTGACAAATCAACACAATCATGTTTCAGTAGACAGGCCTAAAGGTTTTCATTGTGATATTCAAATGAAATAACGATCTAATCGAAAACGAATGCCATTGGATTTCGGGAAACGTCTGCCCCCAGAATTAGGCAAAGTTGCCATTGAGTGAGACTTAGTTTGTGCTTATGAAATAAATGTGCTATAGTCTTTTCTATAAATATTAGGCTACAAAAGGCATACAACATAATCGCATATGGACAGGACATATGGTCGCTTGCTCCCTAGGCTATTTAAATGCAATAATGAATCTTTTCATGGTCATGAAGCAGAAATAGGCCTAACTACTACAGTCTTGAGCCGACTTTAAATGCATAACAAGTTATGCTTGATTTTATAAACttacaatacatttacatttcagacaGGCTATTGTAGACTTCTTGGTAGTGATACAAGTATCTACTGGATTCAAAATGTGTCTTGTCTATAACCAGCGGGACAATGCAGGGTTGACTTCAAAGGCTGTTTACAGGATCAGGAAGATTAAAGACACCTGgaatgacaggctagtggtcgCTTTAAGCACCTGAAATCTAAACAACAGGTTACACACCTTCATTTACACTGTCAAGCAAAGTGCCATCAGTTATTAACTAACCCTATAAGCATTTCCTGAGAAGGTTTCAACTGAAACAAGTACTTTTCAATTCTAGTGAGAAACGTCAACATAACGAAGTCTAAGTACAATGGTCTTCTGTCATACAGAACTTCAAACTGATCAGTTAGATCCTGTTAAGTATTGAAAATACGATACAGATGTGTTAATCATATTATGTACAATGAAGACATTTATAATGAGAATAAGACAATGTGCATGTTTTTCCCGGGGTTTTGAGTCATAACTTTATATAAATACTGAATATTGTACAAATACATTTTTCAGTACCATCATTCAAAAAGACATTGCAGCAGTATGATATATGGCCAAACTGTTGTAACATACGCTTGACATTACCTAAACATATGTTCATTTACCCAAACATACTTTCATAATATCAAGTCGTTCTCTGAAAACGTTCTAAAAGCACAAACTGTAAACCTTAAAAGCTGATTTACCATCAACAACAAACCCAAAATGGCACTCTGATACTCAACTCACTACTAGTTGACTACATGATGGGTCACAATGGATACCGGATGAGAATACAGCGCTATGTATCATGGAGGTGGCATGCCAATCCGGTGCATTACAAGTTCAGAAAGAAAACCCTTTCATAGTAAACTAACTCTGATGATAAGACATTAAGCCAGACAGTACAGCAGAGTTCAACTGAAGGACAGAAAAGTGATTCCTGAAAATGATCCACTAGTATCACACCCAGCAACAGACCACCctacatcccactgctggttggcctccgaagctaagcagggttggtccttgtCTGTCCCTGGATAAACAGATACAAAGGACTTTGCTTATGATTTCAGTACACCTTTCCTTTCATGTGTCGTCAATATTGGCAAAGCGTCTGTAGTTTAAAGCCCCTGATGTTAGGCCTGCATGAGATCCAGTCACTCACAGTTCTGAATGCAAGCCAGACGGCTACGCTGCAGTTCTAAAGGACAACATCATTTAGCTAGTTTATAAATACATTCCATCTCTCCAATGAGGGAAGGCGTTGCTGGGTTCAAAGGTCAGAGGCCAAAGCCTCTTTTCTGGACCGGCCAGAATATGGTACCCATGTCTCCTGGTGCGGTTGTTTGTTTTAGCCATGTCCTCAGGACCAGAAACTGTCCCGACGTAGCACAGCAAGCAGGGGCTAACAGCACCCCTTCTGTAGcaccagggtcatattcattagggcacacaaaaACAAGTGTTTCTCATTGGAGAAgctcaggtagtccctccctgttttagTTTGTTTTCTTCCGTTTGATGGATAATGAACATAACCCAGATGAGAGGCAGCATAGGTCTATCATGGAGGCCATCTTAGTTCAACAGACACCAGGGAGTCTTGTCCGTGTCACACCCCAGTTTGATGTTGAGGACAGTGACAGGGGCTCCACTAATAGTCAGCTCCTGTCTCGACTCCACCTTGTACTGCAAGTTAGTCAACCCGCCCTCAGGGTCAACCTTGAATTGTTCCTTCCAAAAAACGAGGACAGAAAAACAATGTCAGTACTGTGATTAGAAATACAACCCGAGGAGATCAATCCAGTATCTGTCTGAGAATAGAACACATAACAATACAACACGGTAGTAGGTGTCCAGTGAATGCATCTCTACCTGTTTCTGTGCAGCCACTCTCTTCTGGTCTCTCTTCCTCCAGGCAGGGTCATGGATGTGGCGAAAGGTTTTATACCCTGTTTTTATCCCACTGGGCCTGAAGAGCTGACAAACAGAAAATGACAGATTGATTATATTATTCATAGTATTTAGAGACGTGGCGGCAGCTGTTTTGCTGATCTACATGCAAACGTACTCTTGAGTTGTTCTACTATGTAGGGAGATGTATCAGATACTGATGCTAATCCGTCATTGGCTTATCATTCTTTTGGAGTATTTTCAGGGATTAACCCAAATTCCTAGCTATGTCGGTCTCTTTGTGAcacgtacagtgaggggaaaaaagtatttgatcccctgctgattttgtacgtttgcccactgacaaagaaatgatcagtctataattttaatggtaggtttatttgaacagtgagagacagaataacaacaacaaaaatccagaaaaacgcatgtcaaaaatgttataaattgatttgcattttaatgagggaaataagtatttgacccctctgcaaaacatgacttagtacttggtggcaaaacccttgttggcaatcatagaggtcagacgtttcttgtagttggccaccaggtttgcacacatctcaggagggattttgtcccactcctctttgcagatcttctccaagtcattaaggtttcgaggctgacgtttggcaactcgaaccttcagctccctccacagattttctatgggattaaggtcaggagactggctaggccactccaggaccttaatgtgcttcttcttgagccactcctttgttgtcttagccatgtgttttgggccattgtcatgctggaatacccatccacgacccattttcaatgccctggctgagggaaggaggttctcacccaagatttgacggtgcatggccccgtccattgtccctttgatgtggtgaagttgtcctgtccccttagcagaaaaacacccccaaagcataatgtttccacctccatgtttgacggtggagatggtgttcttggggtcataggcagcattcctcctcctccaaacacggcgagttgaggccaaagagctccattttggtctcatctgaccacaacactttcacccagttgtcctctgaatcattcagatgttcattggcaaacttcaggtgtgcatgtatatgtgctttcttgagcagggggaccttgagggcgctgcaggatttcagtccttcacagcgtagtgtgttaccaattgtttt
The sequence above is drawn from the Salmo salar chromosome ssa05, Ssal_v3.1, whole genome shotgun sequence genome and encodes:
- the LOC123743076 gene encoding keratin-associated protein 16-1, whose product is MYFIFLISQHSLCDIISPAFLLHLEFLLGSLSVYVVAFIHVPNPGCGHSLVLNPGCRHSLVPNPGCRPSVLNPGCRHSLVPNPGCGHSLVLNPGCGHSLVLNPGCRHSLVPNPGCRHSLVPNPGCGHSLVPNPGCRHSLVLNPGCRHSLVPNPGCRHSLVLNPGCRHSLVLNPGCRHSLVPNPGCRHSLVLNPGCRPSVLNPGCRPSVLNPGCRPSVLNPGYRPSVLNPGCRPSVLNPGYRPSVLNPGCRPSVLNPGYRPSELNPGCRPSVLNPGCRPSVLNPGYRPSVLNPGCRPSVLNPGYRPSELNPGCRPSVLNPGYRPSVLNPGYRPSVLNPGCRPSVLNPGCRPSVLNPGCGPSVLNPGCGPSVLNPVYGPSVLNPGCGPSVLNPGCRPSVLNPGCGPSVLNPGCGPSVLNPGCRPSVLNPGCGPSVLNPGCGPSVLNPGYRPSELNPGYRPCLLYCCCFCS